ACCACGAAATTGCCACCGTTTGCCACTCGCACCGACTCGGTGCTGCTGGTCGCGACGTCGGTCAGTGAGAACGCCGGCGCCAAACCCCAGACCGTGCACTGGAACTTGCGGCTCGATGTCTCCGATGTGGACGGCAAGCTGATGATCTCCCGGTTGGAGTCGATTCGATGAGAAATGCTTGGCGGCTGGTGGTGTTCGATGTCCTGGCACCACTGGCCACGATCGCCGCCCTGGCCGCGATCGGCGTCTTGCTCGGCTGGCCCCTGTGGTGGGTTTCGACGTGCTCGGTGTTGGTGCTGCTGGTGGTCGAAGGTGTGGCAATCAACTTCTGGCTGTTGCGTCGTGATTCGGTAACCGTCGGTACCGACGACGATGCGCCCGGGCTGCGACTGGCCGTTGTCTTCCTGTGCGCCGCCGCGATCTCGGCGGCGGTGGTGACTGGGTACCTGCGCTGGACGACACCGGACCGCGACTTCAATCGGGATTCCCGGGAAGTGGTGCATCTTGCCACGGGGATGGCCGAGACGGTCGCGTCATTCTCCCCGAGCGCACCGGCCGCCGCTGTTGACCGGGCCGCGGCGATGATGGTGCCCGAACATGCGGGCGGGTTCAAGGAGCAATACGCCAAGTCCAGCGCCGATCTCGCACGGCGCGGTGTTACGGCCCAGGCCGCTACGCTGGCGGCCGGCGTGGAGGCGATCGGGCCGTCGGCAGCCAGTGTTGCGGTGATTCTGCGGGTTAGCCAAAGCATTCCCGGCCAGCCGACCAGTCAAGCGGCGCGAGCGCTGCGGGTGACCTTGACCAAGCGGGGCAGCGGCTGGCTGGTGCTCGACGTGACGCCGATCAACGCTCGCTAAGAGTCGGCGGCACGTACGGATTTGGCTCTGACGAACCGGTCCGACAGCCGCCGCATCCGGATCATCAGCGAGGCCGACGGGCTCACGATGCCGTCGAGGTAGGCGGTCAGGTCCTGCGCTGTGACGCCAATGCGCGACGCGAATTCCTGTCGTTGCAGGCCAGAGCGGTCCAACAGGAGCCCAACCTGACGGGCCACCTCGGCGCGCTCATTGGCGTCTAGGTGAGTACGGGCCCGGTCCAGCACCTCCCAAAAGGCGTTGGCGATGCCGGTCGCCGGTATGCCCTCGAGGACTTCTTCGACTTGGCGTGCTGTCCGCCCGTAGGGGTCGCGCTTGAGCGCGGCCGCTATGCGTTGCCAGGTGGCGATGTCGCCACTTTCCAGCGCCGAACGAATGGCGACGGTAGGCCAGAACTCGACCCGCCGGTCGACGTCCGGCTCGCTCCACGCGACGGTGGGTTGTTGCGGCGGTGCGGGGTGTGGCTCGGCTGCCAACGTCACCTCGCCTCCTCCAACATCGCCACGGCCACCGACAGGCAACGCCGCCGGACCTCTTCCCACTTTGCCTGGGCATCAGCTCCGGGCGACTGGTCACCGAGGTCAGACGGTTGCGGATCTGCCAGGCGACCAACCAACTGGGTGGCCATCCATTGCCGCCCGGGTGCTTGACAAGAGTAGTACCGATCCATCCCAGCCAGCACCGCGGCGGCGGTTTCGGGTGCCATCGTATCGACCAGGTCAGCAAAGTCGGCGTAGTCGTGGCTGCTGTTTCGGGACATGATCAGGTAGCCCTTGAAGCGCAGCGTTTCCGCGCCGGTTGGGATCTGCAAGCGGTCACCGGTGGGCAATGCGACGTTGGTCGTCTCCACCGGGCTGCGCCGCCGGTAGCCGGGGCCCGCCCGGTGAGTCTGCACCCCCCCGCACTCCCAGGTGGTTGTCTGAAGCGCGTCGAGGGCGACCGCGAGCCGCTTGCGCCACACGGTGACCGGGTGCACCGGGCGCTGGCCCCATGATATCGCCCGGGCGATGCCGTTGCGGTAGGCCAGCTGCACCTGGTCGAGCGCCTTACCGTCACATCCACACCCGGTGAAGGCGAGCGGATCGGTAACGCAAATGGCGTCCGGCGCAAGTCGCTTGAGCTTGGCCGCCGACTTGAGCACCATCCGCACATCCGCGCTGGGCGGGATCGCCGCGGCGAAGTCGTCAGGAATGACCACGACGTCACCGAGGTCGACTTTCGGCAGCGGTCGGTCGAAGTCGACCGACGGCAAGATGTGGGCCAGCCATCGGGGCAACCACCAGTTCCATCGGTCAAACATCGCCATCAATGCCGGTACCAGCACCAGCCGCACGACGGTGGCGTCCACGGCGATCGCGACCGCGCACGCCACGCCGATCTCGGCCACTAGCGGCATGCCGGCGAACGCGAACCCGCAAAACACCGCGATCATGATCAACGCGGCGCTGGTGATCGTGCGCGCGCTGGTGCGCACACCGTACGCGACCGCGTCGCGGGTCTGGCCCGTCTGCAGGAACCGCTCCCGGATTCGCGTAAGCAGGAAGATTTCATAGTCCATCGACAACCCGAACGTCATCGCCAGGACCAGCGGGGGAACGGTGCTGTCGATCGAATGAAGCGCCGGGAAACCGAGCCCCCGTGCCCAGCCCCACTGGAAGACCATCACCAGGCTGCCGTAGGCGGCGGCCACCGACAGCAGCGTCATCAGCACGCCCTTGAACGCCAGGAACACCGAGCGGATTGAGATCAACAACATCAAAAACGCGATCACCGCCACGAAGACCAGCACCAGCGGTTGCGTCGCGGACACCCGGTCGTCGAAATCCTTGATCAGAGCGGTCGGCCCGCCGACGTCCACTTGTGCCGCGCCGGCAACCCGGGGTAGCTGGGTCCGCATCCAGGTGATGGTGTCGCGGGCGCCCAAATCCTCGGGATCGACCGATAGCACCGCGCTGAGCAAAGCGCTGCCGTTGTCGTCGGCGAATCGCGGTGGGGCCACCGAAACGACGTTGGGCGCCTGTGCGATCCGATGACGGATTGCGGCGATTGTCTGGCTATGTTCGGGTGCGGACGCACCGCCGGCGTCAAACCTGACCAGCACCTGAACCGGGCCCAGCGCGCCCGGCCCCAGCGCTTGGGCCGCGGCCGCTGCGCCGGTGCGGATCTCGTGTGACGAGTCGAACTGGCGCAGCAAGCTGTTGCCCAGCACCATCAAGGTTGCCGGTGCCGCCATGACAAGCAGCACGGTCGATGCCGCCAGTGCTGTGATCCAGGGTCGGCGCATCACCCACCCGACCCAGCGGGACCAGAACCAAGATTGCGTGCTTGCCGGCCGCCGCGACCAGTGCACTAACGCTGACCGCTTGGCCGCCGCGCGGGCAAATGTTGCTAGCACGGCAGGTGTCAGGGTGGCCGACGTCAGCATCGCAACCGCGACCGCGAGAATCGCCCCGGTGGCCATCGATCTCAGCGCCGGGGTGTTGATCAGGTAGATCCCGGTCAGCGACGCGATGACCGTCATACCGGACAACACCACAGCCAACCCCGAAGTGGCCATCGCGGCGTCGACCGCGTCGGGCGGCCGGCGTCCGCAACGCAGTTCCTCGCGGTAGCGCATCAGGATGAACAGGGAGTAGTCGACGGCAAGCGCGATGCCGAACATCGAAACGGTCGATGTCACGAACACCGACATGGTGGTGTGCATCGACAACACAAACACCAGGCCCATGGTGATGACGACCGTGCAAACGGCGAGTGCCAGCGGGATCGCTGCGGCGGCCAACGAGCCGAAAACCGCAACCAGGACCATCAGAATGATAGGCAGGTTCCAGCGTTCGGCGTTGGCAATATCGTGTTTGGTGTTTGCCGCCGCGGCCGCGGACAGCGCGCCCTGCCCGATGACATAGAGCCGCACTTTGCCGTTGGCAGTTTGCCCGGACTGATCGCCTTTGACGCCTATTCGGTCGCGCAGCTTTTTGGCGACGTCACTGGTGCCCGCGTTGCGGGCGTCCAGCCGCAGCGACACCACATACGGCCGGTCCGGTTGCGGGGGCCGTTGGGTGGGGTTGGGTGCCTCCGTCACCCCAGGCAGTTCGCTGGCTATTTGTCGCAGTAGCGCGACGGCATTGTCGATGTCTTGGTAGCTAGCATCCGGTCGGGGGGCCGCTACCAGCGCCAGCGCCGGGGCTCCCCGGTCCGGGTAGTGCGCGTCGAGTTGGTCGTGGACCAGCAATGACTGCGACCCGGCGACTTCGAAACCGCCACCGGTTAGATTCCCCGACTGCGTCATCGCCAGGTAAACCGCCGGCACTAACGCCAGCAACCAACCCGTGAAGACCAACCAACGGCACCTGCGCAGGTTGCGGCTCAAGCGCATCATGAACTGCTGGATTTCGGACTCCCCGTACTCTCGCGCAGTGCGTGCCCGCGAGCCTACCGAAGATCGCGTGCATGCGTTCGGCGTGGACCGCACAGCACCTGGAGTTGGCGGCGCCGAGGGCCGAGATGGCAGGATGACGGATCGTCGGGGGCGGGAACTCCCAGGCCGCCGGGCCGTCGCAAACCCGTCGCAAACCCGTCGCAAACCGTAAGGAGTCATCCATGAAGACAGGCACCGCGACGACGCGGCGCAGGCTGTTGGCAGTACTGATCGCCCTCGCGTTGCCGGGGGCCGCCGTTGCGCTGCTGGCCGAACCATCAGCGACCGGCGCGTCGGACCCGTGCGCGGCCAGCGAAGTGGCGAGGACGGTCGGTTCGGTCGCCAAGTCGATGGGCGACTACCTGGATTCACACCCAGAGACCAACCAGGTGATGACCGCGGTCTTGCAGCAGCAGGTAGGGCCGGGGTCGGTCGCATCGCTGAAGGCCCATTTCGAGGCGAATCCCAAGGTCGCATCGGATCTGCACGCGCTTTCGCAACCGCTGACCGATCTTTCGACTCGGTGCTCGCTGCCGATCAGCGGCCTGCAGGCGATCGGTTTGATGCAGGCGGTGCAGGGCGCCCGCCGGTAGATGCCGGACCGCCGCCGGGTCCGGCGCAGTCGAGCGTGAGGCAGCGGTCGCCTACCGGGGCGGTGTCTCGCCGCCTTCTGGTCGCAGGTCAGGGGTCGGCGCTGGACCTTGCGGTGTGGTTTCGACCGGGTCGTCGCAGGGTGTGCCCTGCGGTTGGATGACAAGTCGCAGGTTTGGATCGGTTGGCGGGTCGCGATCGTTGTCGGAATCGGCGGTGCTCTCGGTGCGGAACATGAAGAAGAACACCACCCAGCCGATTGCGGCGATGAGCAGCCAGCTGATCAGCCGGTAGATCAACATCGCCGAGATGGCACTCGGCAAGGGCATGCCGCTGGATACCAGGCCGGGTACCAGCACCGCCTCGACCACCAACAGACCACCGGGCATCAGCGGTATGGTGCCGACCGCGCGGGCGGCGGCGTAGGCGACCGCCAGCCCACCGACCGAGGCATGGTCGCCGGCGGCGTACGCGGCGAAACCGAGGCAGGCTACGTCGGCGATCCAGTTGAACAACGACCAACCGAACGCCACGCCCAGGTCGCGCCTGCCCAGGCTGACCGATTCCAGCTGCATGAGCGTCTCGCGCCACTTCGGTAGGCCGGCATCGGCCGGCCTACCGCGAACCGAGTTGGCCCACGACAAAACTCTCCTGCCGATCCCCTCGATGAGCTCCGGCCGCGACGCCACCGCCTGGGCCAGTAGCAGCAATGTGACGAAGCCGCCCAGGGTGAACAGCAGTGAGAACGGGTTGTTCTTGGCGCCCAGGAAGAATGCGCCACCCAACCCGAGCAATGCCAAGCCCACCGCCTGCAACACGCCCGACATGACCAGCTGCCATGACGCCACCACCGTCGAGGCGCCCCAGATGCGTTGCTGACGGAGTAAGAACGTAGCCGACAACACCGGCCCACCCGGCAGCGTGGTGCTCAGCGAGTTGGCGGCGTAGAAGGCGGCCTCCGACCGCCATTGCTTGACGTGCACCCCGGCGGATTTCAGCAGGGTTCGCTGAATCTGGGCGAAGCTGTGCATCGAGGCGCCCGCGGCTGCCACCGCGGCCAGCAACCACCACCACTTGGCGCGATACAAGCTCACCCAGGCCTTGGCGAGCTGGTCCCAGCCCAACGCCACCTCTATAGCAAGCACGATTGCGACGATGGCCAGTACCGCCCATCGCAACCACCAGTACTTGCCGCGCGGGGGTACGCCCTCAGCGGGGGGTGCCCCCACCCGCGTGCGAGGGAGTGCCCCCACGCGCTGGCGGAGGTTGCGGGCGGGGGCGTCGTGCGACACGTGCTTAAGGGTAACCGTGCAGGTGGCGCCGTAATCGCGATACATCGCTAACCGTGTCAGCCTCGTTGGGGGGTCGTGACCGGATCGTGCCGCCTGGCAAAGTAACTATGCGGGCTCGACGCGACCCGCCGCGACCTTACGACGCCGCCGTTCCCGTTACGCTTGCCGGATGTCGGCGAGCCTGGATGACGCTTCGGTCGCACCGCTGGTTCGCAAGACCGCGGCCTGGGCGTGGCGGTTCTTGGTCATCCTGGCCGCGATGGTCGCGCTGCTGTGGGTCCTCAACAAGTTTGAGGTCATCGTCGTCCCGGTGTTGCTGGCGCTGATGTTGAGTGCGTTGCTGGTGCCGCCGGTGGATTGGCTGGACTCCCGGGGCCTGCCGCACGCTGTCGCGGTGACGCTGGTCTTGTTGAGCGGTTTCGCGGTTCTCGGCGGCATCCTGACGTTCGTCGTCAGCCAATTCATCGCGGGGTTGCCGCATCTGGTCACCGAGGTTGAGCGCAGCATCGACTCCGCGCGCAGATGGCTGATCGAAGGCCCGGCGCACTTGCGCGGCGAACAGATCGACAACGCGGGCAACGCCGCGATCGAGGCGCTGCGCAACAACCAGGCGAAGCTGACCAGTGGCGCATTGTCGACTGCAGCCACCATTACCGAGCTGGTTACCGCGGCGGTGCTGGTACTGTTCACGCTCATTTTCTTCCTCTACGGGGGCCGGAGCATCTGGCAGTACGTCACGAAGGCCTTCCCGGCCAGCGTCCGTGACAGAGTGCGTGCGGCGGGGCGCGCCGGTTATGCGTCGCTGATCGGGTACGCGCGGGCCACCTTCCTAGTGGCATTGACCGATGCGGCCGGGGTGGGCGCGGGGCTGGCGGTGATGGGTGTGCCGCTGGCATTACCGCTGGCCTCGCTGGTGTTTTTCGGTGCCTTCATTCCGTTGATCGGTGCCGTGGTCGCCGGGTTTCTGGCCGTGGTGGTGGCCCTGCTGGCCAAGGGCATTGGCTACGCGCTGATCACGGTCGGTTTGCTAATCGCGGTGAACCAACTTGAGGCCCATTTACTGCAGCCGCTGGTGATGGGTCGGGCGGTGTCGATTCACCCGCTGGCCGTGGTGCTGGCCATTGCCGCTGGCGGTGTGCTTGCCGGAGTCGTCGGCGCCCTGTTGGCCGTCCCGACGGTCGCTTTCTTCAACAATGCGGTGCAGGTGCTGCTGGGCGGGAATCCGTTCGCCGACGTGGCAGACGTTTCTTCCGATCACCTCACCGAGGTTTAAAGGCGTCCTTCGCGGCGAAGCAGATCCT
Above is a window of Mycobacterium tuberculosis H37Rv DNA encoding:
- a CDS encoding transmembrane protein (A core mycobacterial gene; conserved in mycobacterial strains (See Marmiesse et al., 2004 PMID:14766927).), yielding MRNAWRLVVFDVLAPLATIAALAAIGVLLGWPLWWVSTCSVLVLLVVEGVAINFWLLRRDSVTVGTDDDAPGLRLAVVFLCAAAISAAVVTGYLRWTTPDRDFNRDSREVVHLATGMAETVASFSPSAPAAAVDRAAAMMVPEHAGGFKEQYAKSSADLARRGVTAQAATLAAGVEAIGPSAASVAVILRVSQSIPGQPTSQAARALRVTLTKRGSGWLVLDVTPINAR
- a CDS encoding hypothetical protein (A core mycobacterial gene; conserved in mycobacterial strains (See Marmiesse et al., 2004 PMID:14766927).); protein product: MTLAAEPHPAPPQQPTVAWSEPDVDRRVEFWPTVAIRSALESGDIATWQRIAAALKRDPYGRTARQVEEVLEGIPATGIANAFWEVLDRARTHLDANERAEVARQVGLLLDRSGLQRQEFASRIGVTAQDLTAYLDGIVSPSASLMIRMRRLSDRFVRAKSVRAADS
- the mmpL11 gene encoding transmembrane transport protein MmpL11; the encoded protein is MMRLSRNLRRCRWLVFTGWLLALVPAVYLAMTQSGNLTGGGFEVAGSQSLLVHDQLDAHYPDRGAPALALVAAPRPDASYQDIDNAVALLRQIASELPGVTEAPNPTQRPPQPDRPYVVSLRLDARNAGTSDVAKKLRDRIGVKGDQSGQTANGKVRLYVIGQGALSAAAAANTKHDIANAERWNLPIILMVLVAVFGSLAAAAIPLALAVCTVVITMGLVFVLSMHTTMSVFVTSTVSMFGIALAVDYSLFILMRYREELRCGRRPPDAVDAAMATSGLAVVLSGMTVIASLTGIYLINTPALRSMATGAILAVAVAMLTSATLTPAVLATFARAAAKRSALVHWSRRPASTQSWFWSRWVGWVMRRPWITALAASTVLLVMAAPATLMVLGNSLLRQFDSSHEIRTGAAAAAQALGPGALGPVQVLVRFDAGGASAPEHSQTIAAIRHRIAQAPNVVSVAPPRFADDNGSALLSAVLSVDPEDLGARDTITWMRTQLPRVAGAAQVDVGGPTALIKDFDDRVSATQPLVLVFVAVIAFLMLLISIRSVFLAFKGVLMTLLSVAAAYGSLVMVFQWGWARGLGFPALHSIDSTVPPLVLAMTFGLSMDYEIFLLTRIRERFLQTGQTRDAVAYGVRTSARTITSAALIMIAVFCGFAFAGMPLVAEIGVACAVAIAVDATVVRLVLVPALMAMFDRWNWWLPRWLAHILPSVDFDRPLPKVDLGDVVVIPDDFAAAIPPSADVRMVLKSAAKLKRLAPDAICVTDPLAFTGCGCDGKALDQVQLAYRNGIARAISWGQRPVHPVTVWRKRLAVALDALQTTTWECGGVQTHRAGPGYRRRSPVETTNVALPTGDRLQIPTGAETLRFKGYLIMSRNSSHDYADFADLVDTMAPETAAAVLAGMDRYYSCQAPGRQWMATQLVGRLADPQPSDLGDQSPGADAQAKWEEVRRRCLSVAVAMLEEAR
- a CDS encoding transmembrane protein, whose translation is MSHDAPARNLRQRVGALPRTRVGAPPAEGVPPRGKYWWLRWAVLAIVAIVLAIEVALGWDQLAKAWVSLYRAKWWWLLAAVAAAGASMHSFAQIQRTLLKSAGVHVKQWRSEAAFYAANSLSTTLPGGPVLSATFLLRQQRIWGASTVVASWQLVMSGVLQAVGLALLGLGGAFFLGAKNNPFSLLFTLGGFVTLLLLAQAVASRPELIEGIGRRVLSWANSVRGRPADAGLPKWRETLMQLESVSLGRRDLGVAFGWSLFNWIADVACLGFAAYAAGDHASVGGLAVAYAAARAVGTIPLMPGGLLVVEAVLVPGLVSSGMPLPSAISAMLIYRLISWLLIAAIGWVVFFFMFRTESTADSDNDRDPPTDPNLRLVIQPQGTPCDDPVETTPQGPAPTPDLRPEGGETPPR
- a CDS encoding transmembrane protein, which gives rise to MSASLDDASVAPLVRKTAAWAWRFLVILAAMVALLWVLNKFEVIVVPVLLALMLSALLVPPVDWLDSRGLPHAVAVTLVLLSGFAVLGGILTFVVSQFIAGLPHLVTEVERSIDSARRWLIEGPAHLRGEQIDNAGNAAIEALRNNQAKLTSGALSTAATITELVTAAVLVLFTLIFFLYGGRSIWQYVTKAFPASVRDRVRAAGRAGYASLIGYARATFLVALTDAAGVGAGLAVMGVPLALPLASLVFFGAFIPLIGAVVAGFLAVVVALLAKGIGYALITVGLLIAVNQLEAHLLQPLVMGRAVSIHPLAVVLAIAAGGVLAGVVGALLAVPTVAFFNNAVQVLLGGNPFADVADVSSDHLTEV